Proteins from a genomic interval of Scophthalmus maximus strain ysfricsl-2021 chromosome 22, ASM2237912v1, whole genome shotgun sequence:
- the olah gene encoding S-acyl fatty acid synthase thioesterase, medium chain, producing MDKVINCFKKRPDAVARLICFPWAGGGSIHYARWGTVLSSVEVFAVKLPGRESRAKEPFFQNMQQIVDEVIGVLLPVLKEKPFALFGHSFGAFTSFAVADALKKLHNLEPVHIFLSGASAPYSEIRVKAPKRSELSDDDFLKWLISIGGTPPELLANSEVMKLFLPALKADLHVVENYRCNKPDNPTLSCPVTCFDGKDDIPHDLQAWKDITSGDFTTRMLDGSHFYLKDSGNEKHILDYITNHLETLEMDYF from the exons ATGGACAAGGTGATCAACTGCTTCAAGAAAAGACCAGATGCCGTGGCCAGGCTCATCTGCTTCCCTTGGGCGGGCGGAGGGTCCATACACTATGCCCGCTGGGGGACCGTCCTCAGCTCTGTTGAAG TGTTTGCCGTCAAACTGCCGGGCAGAGAGAGTCGAGCCAAAGAGCCGTTCTTTCAGAACATGCAGCAGATTGTGGACGAGGTCATTGGCGTGTTGTTACCGGTGCTGAAAGAGAAGCCGTTTGCGCTCTTTGGTCACAG TTTCGGTGCCTTCACGAGTTTCGCTGTGGCAGATGCTCTGAAGAAGCTCCACAACCTTGAACCGGTTCACATCTTCCTGTCGGGTGCCTCTGCACCTTAT tcagAGATTCGTGTCAAAGCCCCAAAGAGAAGCGAGTTGTCAGACGACGATTTTCTCAAGTGGTTGATTTCGATTGGAGGAACTCCTCCTGAACTTCTGGCCAACTCTGAAGTCATGAAGCTCTTCCTTCCTGCCCTGAAGGCCGACCTGCACGTCGTGGAGAACTACAG GTGTAACAAGCCAGACAATCCAACCCTGTCCTGCCCAGTCACATGTTTTGACGGAAAAGACGACATTCCTCATGACTTACAAG ccTGGAAAGACATCACATCAGGAGATTTCACCACCAGGATGCTCGACGGATCTCATTTTTACCTGAAGGAttctggaaatgaaaaacatatattaGACTACATCACGAATCACCTGGAAACATTAGAAATGGACTATTTCTGA